The Capsicum annuum cultivar UCD-10X-F1 chromosome 1, UCD10Xv1.1, whole genome shotgun sequence sequence GTGTATAATCCTGCATAATCTCGAATGTTATCAGTTCCGGTACGTAGACCAAATAATACAATGCAAGCAAAAGTTCCTAGATTCATGGAGATATAGAACAGCATATAAGTTATCATGCTTGCATATCCATCATTTGAGTCTCCAACAATTATTCCAATAATTACATATCCGATTTGGCCTATGGACGAATATGCAAGCATACGTTTCATGCTTGTTTGAGTAATAGCAATGAGATTTCCCAATATCATGCTAAGAATAGCTAGGATTTCCAGAAGAAGATGCCATTCgtttgatgagaaataaaaaggaatatcGAAAATTCGAGTGGCTGAAGCTGAAGCAGCTACTTTCGAAGTAACAGAAAGAAAAGCAACGACTGGAGTGGGAGAGTCAGAGTCGAAAAGAGGATTCCTCACTTCTTTCTCTCATTCAAAACCGTGCATGAGACTTTCATCTCACACGGCTCCTAAgtgataaaagaaagaagaacccattttctttcttttttgattaCCTTCCTCGCGTATGTATAAGACCGAATCCATTCGATTTCTAAAAAGGATTACTAATCCTTAACTTTTCGAGGAATCCTTCATCAGTGGTTGTGAATGACTGATTTTTGCAATCTTTTCGACCTTGGTTTCGTAGGAGCAAGTCAGAAAGATTGAGAAATAGAACCATCTGATTTAATTCGTTCTCAATAGCCACGAGATGATCATCTTAGGGTGATCCTTTTGTCGACGGATGCTCTTATTACACTCGTAGTCTCTGAAGGATGAGAACCAACTATGTAGCATCTACATCGAGAATTCAAGTATTGTATACGTCATTAGTCCGATCCTTTGTAGGAACTACCCGTAATAACGAACTTGCAAAATGGATCTGTTTATCATAAAGAGATTCGTCGTTCCTGACCCTGCTTCACCTTAATTGTTATTTGAACAAGTAAAAGTTCTGTCTTGGTCCGAGTGGGGATAGCATTTCTCTTCTGCATGTCCATGgagttttgaaaaatccaaacatCTCAGAGATAGATAGAGAGGTAGGAATTTCTCGAACGAACCGCACTCCTTCGTATACGTCAGGAGTCCATTGATGAGAAGGGGCTGGGGAAAGCTTGAACCCAATTCCTACGGTAATGAATATGAGCGCAATTGAAATTCCTGGGGAGTTATACATTTGTGTATTGATAAGACCGTTTACTATTTCTTGAAGCTCAATCTCTCCCCCGGCTGAACCATATAGCCAAGAGAAACCATGAACCAGAATAGAAGAGCTTGCCCTACCCATGAGTAAATATTTCATAGTAGCCTCATTAGACCATACATCTTTCTTGGTATATCCAGATAATAGGTAGGAGCATAAACTGAAACATTCTGGGGCTACAAAGATAGTTATTAAATCGTTAGCACTGCATAAAAACATTCCCCCTAAAGTAGCTGTTAATACGAATAAGAGAAACTCTGTTATAGCTATTTCTGTACATTCAATATACTCTACGGATAGAGGAATACATAGAGTTGAacatagtaaaataagaaattgaaagattttgttgaaatttttcgTTTGAAAATTTCCCGAAAAGCTAATCATAGGTTCTTCTCTCCATCAGAACAATAGGGCCGTTATGCTCATTACTAAACTTGTTGAAGAGATGAAATATAACCAAGGTATATATTTTTGATCAGAGGTTGAATCGATcatcagaagaagaattaggccaaaaattaggatACATTCTGGGAAAATAAAACTTCCATCGAAGAGAAGCAAATGAAAGGATTTCATAAAAATTCTCGTAGAATCGAGAATGAAGTTTTCATTCTGTACATGCCAGATCATGAATTAGTAACTGCTTccaatttctaaaaaaaaaatcccaattgTGTCGAACTTTCCATTTTTGAAATAGTTACGGAATCTCCATGAATAGGATCAAACCCTATTCCATGGTATTTACATGAGGTTCCTCTTTGAGAAAGTCCCCGAGAGGGCTTAGTTGATCCATGATTTATGTTTCATCTTTCGTTTCCTTTTCGTTTGTTTCGAGAAATCTATCGATCAATTccgattctttttttttctcttgattctTTTCCGATCGAGATATATAGATCCTGTTCATGGATTAACGAAAATGTGCAAAAGCTGTATTTGCCTCTGCTATTTTATGAGTCTCTTTCTTTTTGCATATGACATCGCCACTCCCTTTGGCAGCATCCACTAATTCGAAACTTAATTTGAAAGCCATATTTTA is a genomic window containing:
- the LOC124885643 gene encoding NAD(P)H-quinone oxidoreductase subunit 2 A, chloroplastic-like translates to MKYLLMGRASSSILVHGFSWLYGSAGGEIELQEIVNGLINTQMYNSPGISIALIFITVGIGFKLSPAPSHQWTPDVYEGSPTPVVAFLSVTSKVAASASATRIFDIPFYFSSNEWHLLLEILAILSMILGNLIAITQTSMKRMLAYSSIGQIGYVIIGIIVGDSNDGYASMITYMLFYISMNLGTFACIVLFGLRTGTDNIRDYAGLYTKDPFLALSLALCLLSLGGLPPLAGFFGKLYLFWCGWQAGLYFLVLIGLLTSVVSIYYYLKIIKLLMTGRNQEITPHVRNYRRSPLRSNNSIELSMIVCVIASTIPGISMNPIIAIAQDSLF